Proteins from a single region of Thunnus albacares chromosome 16, fThuAlb1.1, whole genome shotgun sequence:
- the LOC122999424 gene encoding pleckstrin homology domain-containing family G member 3 isoform X3 encodes MKVGVMPEGSRSSSCDVPMGEESPRLSIASISSNERAPSATPSDSSDLPSSGQRPVSLISTLSSGSGSSRDDVAQPPPPPSLSSDPDIDLDLSPAEGEQPWPRPLPDGKGRSLDLTNNNNNDKETTTTTSRASSRRQQQQASPFIARSMAPNPQLTYLDRVVMEIIETERMYVRDLRMIVEDYLAHIIDQSDLSIRPEQVCALFGNIEDIYEFNSELLQALDLCDNDPVAVARCFVMKSEYFDIYTQYCTNYPNSVAALTECMRNKSLAKFFRERQASLKRSLPLGSYLLKPVQRILKYHLLLQEIAKHFDPEEEGYEVVEEAIYTMTGVAWYINDMKRKHEHAVRLQEVQSLLLNWKGPDLTTYGELVLEGTFKVHRAKNERTLFLFDRMLLITKRRGEHYVYKTHISCSTLMLIESAKDSLSFSVTHYKHPKQPHTVQAKTVEEKKLWAHHIKRIILENHHAIIPQKAKEAILEMDSMYPPRYRYSPERPNKAPPCPSDGRQGRRQSEPTRQILKSTKAVLKEAEAGGVSSNGCNKENGGLPEAKEPDRTEPTREQPSTDELPQEKTSESESAENPEPEPPSGPDRLSASPPRISACPQGTEELKPEGDPEPAEEPSSATPDSDAKTLSSGESSEDEEGEKEAAERECEATSILPSSVLDKASAIAQHFTNSIKRGSLAQDDARSPSCTSPRLPSRTGSCISLSTEPADRPLRLGSVCSDLTETFGNTDLTQLSPQDDSLFDANRSIQRRRDSILSKQDQLLIGKIKSYYENAENQDATFSLQRRESLTYIPTGLVRSSVSRLNSMPKDKTVQTNPSTSSSGLDPSSVELNSALASDTRSHMVSSDSWDSLKSDQRSTEPEDSAFSTGERSRSQSIQDNPAEDEEFRPSSEMIKIWQAMEQQITRSQSEDRGRDRPREASRSSRAISEGLSVTSKTPSRSCDLERGPSDLSTITEESISPLPLKHKASGVNQTRSLKDTLKVFGEDAVILKAPVPRVAQLKAEAEGERPSEESNQTDDSDKAKSKVLHLARQYSQRIKTAKPVVRQRSQGVLIRKKSLPCVVEEKESSGKSKLTLPLVSLNLGPSLPLSPVDQVRSPSPGLTCSSPGRARSRSPLSPPAPTEGFNWPDVRELRTKYSDHSLSQKSAVGRSRSIPEQMFDGSLRRHSSCSSSLLSDGVCDEVPLYKPHVSRDAGREERSKRLHRANSLDPRLSGAQMSDLQKLQDQVANSNYAGYYVAAEAQLPNDPEHKIIVMEKLPEPESEQPKTTKEPKEEEDDSYVQIRSPTSREKISIMAVIDRCRAYQESDEYKQREEVKAKTEPARPQEFDTTAASCDDQDDVSQKTNSGQKTESGQQSIVKNLREKFQSLS; translated from the exons agTCCCCCCGTCTGTCCATCGCCTCCATCAGCAGTAATGAGCGCGCTCCGTCGGCGACACCCTCCGACTCCTCTGACCTGCCGTCGTCGGGGCAACGCCCGGTGAGCCTGATCTCCACGCTGTCCTCGGGGTCGGGATCCTCCCGAGACGACGTCGCTCAGCCGCCACCGCCGCCCTCGCTGTCCTCCGATCCCGACATCGACCTGGACCTGAGCCCCGCGGAGGGCGAGCAGCCGTGGCCACGCCCGCTACCTGACGGGAAGGGGCGGAGCCTCGACCTCacgaacaacaacaacaacgacaaagagacgacgacgacgacgagcCGCGCCTCCAGCCGCCGCCAGCAGCAACAGGCGTCGCCGTTCATCGCCAGGAGCATGGCGCCCAACCCTCAGCTGACCTACCTGGACCGCGTCGTCATGGAGATCATCGAGACGGAGAGGATGTACGTCAGAGACCTGCGAATGATCGTAGAG GACTACCTGGCTCACATCATCGATCAGTCAGACTTATCGATCCGTCCGGAGCAGGTCTGCGCTCTGTTCGGAAACATCGAGGACATCTACGAGTTCAAcag CGAGCTGCTTCAGGCTCTGGATCTGTGTGACAACGACCCCGTCGCCGTCGCCAGGTGCTTCGTCATGAAG AGCGAATACTTTGACATCTACACGCAGTACTGCACCAACTACCCCAA TTCGGTTGCAGCTCTGACGGAGTGCATGAGGAATAAATCTCTGGCTAAGTTTTTCCGGGAGCGTCAGGCGTCGTTGAAGCGTTCGCTGCCTCTGGGTTCGTACCTGCTCAAACCTGTTCAGAGGATCCTCAAATACCACCTGCTGCTCCAG gAGATAGCGAAACACTTTGACCCGGAGGAGGAGGGCTACGAGGTGGTGGAGGAAGCCATCTACACCATGACAGGAGTAGCCTGGTACATCAACGACATGAAGAGGAAACATGAACACGCTGTTCGACTGCAG gaGGTTCAGTCTCTGCTGCTGAACTGGAAAGGTCCGGACCTCACCACGTACGGAGAACTGGTTCTGGAGGGAACCTTCAAGGTTCATCGAGCCAAAAACGAGAGAACGCTCTTCCTGTTTGACCGCATGCTGCTCATCACCAAACGCCGCGGAGAACATTACGTCTACAAGACACACATCTCT tgttccACCTTGATGCTGATCGAAAGCGCCAAAGACTCTCTGAGCTTCAGCGTCACTCATTACAAACACCCCAAACAGCCTCACACAGTCCAG GCGAAGACGGTGGAGGAGAAGAAGCTGTGGGCTCATCACATCAAACGCATCATTCTGGAAAACCACCACGCCATCATCCCACAGAAG GCGAAGGAGGCCATCTTGGAAATGGATTCTATGT ATCCTCCGCGGTATCGTTACAGCCCCGAGCGGCCGAACAAAGCTCCTCCCTGTCCGTCTGACGGTCGCCAGGGACGACGGCAGTCCG aGCCGACCAGACAGATACTGAAGAGCACGAAAG CCGTCTTAAAG GAGGCGGAGGCAGGCGGCGTCTCTTCTAACGGCTGTAACAAAGAAAATGGAGGACTTCCTGAAGCGAAGGAGCCGGATAGAACCGAACCGACACGTGAGCAG cCCTCCACAGATGAGCTGCCACAGGAGAAGACTTCAGAGTCTGAGTCGGCAGAAAACCCTGAACCAGAACCTCCTTCTGGTCCGGACAGATTGTCTGCTTCACCTCCCAGGATCTCAGCGTGTCCTCAGGggactgaagagctgaaaccTGAAGGAGATCCAGAGCCCGCAGAGGAACCGTCCTCTGCTACGCCTGATTCAGATGCAAAAACTTTAAGCAGCGGCGAATCctctgaggatgaggagggtgAGAAGGAGGCGGCTGAGAGGGAGTGTGAAGCCACCAGCATCCTCCCCTCGTCTGTCCTGGACAAAGCCAGTGCCATCGCTCAGCACTTCACCAACAGCATCAAGCGAGGCAGCCTGGCCCAGGACGATGCCCGCTCCCCCAGCTGCACATCACCACGGTTACCCAGCAGAACCGGCAGCTGCATCAGCCTCAGCACTGAACCCGCCGACCGACCTTTAAGGCTCGGCAGCGTCTGTTCTGATCTTACCGAGACCTTCGGCAACACAGATTTGACCCAGCTGTCTCCTCAGGATGACAGCCTCTTTGATGCTAATCGAAGCATTCAGCGAAGGCGGGACTCCATTCTGTCCAAGCAGGACCAGCTGCTCATCGGGAAGATCAAGAGTTACTATGAGAACGCCGAGAACCAGGACGCCACCTTCAGCCTTCAGCGCAGAGAGAGCCTAACATACATCCCAACAGGGCTGGTCAGGAGCTCCGTCAGCCGGCTCAACAGCATGCCGAAGGATAAAACTGTCCAGACAAATCCCTCCACCTCATCCTCCGGTCTCGACCCTTCCTCAGTGGAGCTAAACTCAGCGTTAGCCTCTGATACCCGGAGTCACATGGTGTCAAGTGATTCCTGGGACTCTTTGAAGTCAGATCAGAGAAGCACAGAACCTGAAGATTCAGCTTTCAGCACAGGAGAAAGGTCCAGATCTCAAAGCATTCAGGATAATCCAGCTGAGGATGAAGAGTTCAGGCCTTCATCTGAAATGATCAAGATCTGGCAGGCGATGGAGCAACAGATCACCAGATCCCAAAGTGAAGACAGAGGACGTGATCGACCTCGAGAGGCTTCAAGAAGCTCCAGGGCAATCAGCGAAGGCCTTTCGGTTACAAGTAAGACACCGAGCAGGAGCTGTGACCTGGAGAGAGGACCCTCTGACCTCAGCACCATCACAGAGGAATCCATCAGTCCGTTGCCCCTCAAGCACAAAGCCTCCGGGGTGAACCAGACAAGAAGTCTGAAGGACACCCTGAAGGTGTTCGGGGAAGATGCCGTCATCCTCAAAGCTCCAGTTCCTCGGGTCGCCCAGCTGAAGGCCGAGGCAGAGGGGGAAAGGCCAAGCGAGGAGTCCAACCAGACGGATGACTCTGACAAGGCAAAGAGCAAAGTCCTTCATCTGGCCCGTCAGTACAGCCAGCGAATCAAAACAGCCAAACCAGTGGTCCGACAGCGAAGCCAAGGCGTCCTGATCAGGAAGAAGAGCTTACCCTGCgtggtggaggagaaggagagttCAG GTAAATCCAAACTGACTCTGCCGCTGGTTTCTCTGAACCTCGGACCTTCTCTTCCCCTGAGTCCTGTAGACCAGGTGAGGTCTCCGAGCCCCGGCCTCACCTGCAGCTCCCCGGGCCGGGCTCGCTCCCGCAGCCCGCTCAGTCCTCCAGCTCCCACCGAAGGCTTCAACTGGCCAGACGTCCGAGAACTCCGCACCAAATACTCAGACCACAGCCTCTCCCAGAAGAGTGCTGTCGGCCGGAGTCGCTCCATCCCAGAGCAGATGTTTGATGGCAGTCTGAGGAGACactccagctgctcctccagcCTCCTCTCTGACGGAGTCTGCGATGAGGTTCCTCTGTACAAACCTCATGTCAGCCGGGACGCCGGCCGTGAGGAACGCAGCAAAAGACTCCACAGAGCCAATTCTCTGGACCCTCGGCTGAGTGGAGCTCAAATGAGCGATCTGCAGAAGCTCCAGGACCAGGTCGCTAACAGCAACTACGCTGGTTACTACGTCGCAGCCGAGGCGCAGCTACCGAACGACCCCGAACACAAGATCATCGTCATGGAGAAGCTTCCAGAGCCTGAGTCAGAGCAAccaaaaacaaccaaagaacccaaagaagaagaagacgacagCTACGTTCAGATCCGTTCGCCGACTAGCAGGGAGAAGATCTCCATCATGGCCGTCATCGACCGCTGCCGGGCCTATCAGGAGTCTGACGAGTAtaaacagagggaggaggtgaaAGCCAAAACGGAGCCGGCGAGGCCTCAAGAGTTTGACACGACGGCAGCGTCCTGTGACGATCAGGACGACGTgtcccagaaaacaaactctggaCAGAAGACAGAGTCTGGGCAGCAGAGCATCGTGAAAAATCTGAGAGAAAAGTTCCAGAGCTTGAGCTGA